DNA sequence from the Eleutherodactylus coqui strain aEleCoq1 unplaced genomic scaffold, aEleCoq1.hap1 HAP1_SCAFFOLD_314, whole genome shotgun sequence genome:
TAAAGAACCATAAAATAGCAAAAGCTATAAAAAAGTGTGGGGAAACACGCTGTAGGGGGCCATGCCTGTTGCCTCATCAACCTGCCTTGCGTACTTGCTTCCCATCTCTACGTCTGCCATACAAAACTGATATGGTGGAACAAAAGTATTTTTTActcttaggcctcttttacatgggcagatataTTGTTCAAGTTCCCACGATCAGCGGAAATgattgtcattcagtgtaaaagcaggCACTGATTGAACGTCAAACAATAACTTGCTGGTTATTCAGTTTCTTCATGCTtaaaaactgaatgacagatctgcccgtataaacaggcagtcattcatctatgaacaactgcctgtttactgtgaatggaggcgggtggcccgAACAATCCCcgggccgctccacctccattcactagcgacgatttgtaaaagcacaggaacaatcatgGCTAAGGCAAAGGATCGGGCATCTGTGCCTAACAGGGCGTCCCGACTATGGTCCTAACTATGGCGGAgtgccatgcaattttttttctctcttttgttTGGACTTTGTTGTAGAGTTTCAAAGGAAGGAATGCATCTAACTGCATCCAGCCAGTGAACGCACATGTATTTTGTATGTAGTGCAGTTTTTTCTTCTTATTCTGAGCAACAACAGTTTTCTAGAGCCCACTGTATTTTTTTCACCAGTCATCTTAATTGGTGATTTCCTAATTTCTAATATTGATGAATTAATTGGttaatatttttcatttccagatATCAGATTAAAGAGAAGTTGGAAGCTGCaagaaaaaatgctaaaaaacttgaGAAAGCTGTAGAAGGTTACTATGATGAGGTTTATAAGAAAGTCGATGAAAAGCTGGACGAGAATTTCCCAGTATTCAAGAAGCATGTAGTCCCTGCTTTGAAGGAGTTTGATGATGCTTTAGAAACACATATTAAGAACATGGTAAAGGAAACAGTGCCAGTTGTATCCGACTTTCTTTCTGGATTAAGTAAGCAAGCCATAAGTTTCTTTGAAAATGCGGAAAATGTTGCAGCAAAGGGTCGGGACGCACTACGTGCTGAGATAGATAACCTGCGTGTCAAACTGCAACCCTATGCGGATGAAGTCCATAAAGAATATGAGAGATATCACAAGGATTTACAAGGTGAATTACAGAAAGATATGAAGGAGCTGAAGCATGATGTAGAGAAGAATATGGAGAAGATCAAGGAACATGCTCAGCCTCATCTTGATACCTTAAGAAGTAAATTCTCTGATGGCAAAGAACTTCAAGAAGAAGTAGAAAAGCTCTTTCAGCAAATAAAAGACGCTTTCCAAGACATAGAATAAAGATCACTCAAGAGTAAAGGAAGGCAGAAATGTGATTTTGATTTCTAACTCTATTGACTTGCAAATGCAAAATTGAGTTTTCTTCCCTTCATTATGTCTTTATCACATCTTCAGTGTAAAATTTCCACTCAATTCATGATATTAAAGTTTCATCAATGCTTCAATACGGATTCAGAATATGTTTTATTTAGCTTATTAAGTCTGTGGAGACATAAGAAGCAAATGTGGATCTGAAGTACTGatcacttaaaggagttgtaccacaattacaagttaaaccttaaccacaggatagggaataacttgctgagggGTCTCGCCACTTAGATCCCTGCCAATCTCGAGAACGGGTATCATATGTCCCCcgttctcctcactgtggggttactgcacgtCCCATTGTGAGGAGACTGACTGGAGCACTGGTCACGAAAGCACACTAGCACGCCATTCACCTTCAACGGGACCGCGGAGATACCTAAGCGGATGCCCCTctggctatttccgtcagccccactgaaatgaatggagcattgactgtgcatgctcggccaacgctccattcattctgataagGGTCAAGACTACAACCCTcttgacccatgtcacaggcctctcactagccgagccagaaacctactgtacactaatgGAGGGgaaaaacaccccgaaacagctgtctgtatatggctttctggcttggtttcctattcccaatcattgttttacagactcattaaaaagtcatacattgatttgaaggaatgctgccattcaataggtgacgctgcagaggtattgttccatcttccttatttgcattcctTCTGAGGCCACTGCATTAGGAAAAAGCAGCCCCGTAGTCACAGGCCATAGTCACAGGCCGGGGAGGGACACTGGATTCCAATTCTCGAGATCAGCAGGGGGCTCAATAGTGAGATCCccaacaatcagcaagttattctgtatcctgtggatagagttTAACTTATAATTCtgttacaacccttttaaggctaACATATGGAGCCAGAATATGGCATCCAGAGCAGTCTATGGAGTCACATTGTACTAAAGTATGCCTCTAGTTTCAATGTAGGCAGCAAGACGTACAGAAGAGAAGCCATAGCATGCTCCATCAGATACTGTGTCATGGAGAATACACCATTATATTGCAAAAGCAAGTCACCATTTGGGGGTACACAGAGTGCCTAAAATACTACACTATAGTTCTATGGGCACTCTGTGGGCTCTGTACATATGACTCTGCTGTGTACATGGAGCCAATAGTTTGTTAATAAGTATATGCTGAAGCAGA
Encoded proteins:
- the LOC136605491 gene encoding apolipoprotein A-IV-like codes for the protein YQIKEKLEAARKNAKKLEKAVEGYYDEVYKKVDEKLDENFPVFKKHVVPALKEFDDALETHIKNMVKETVPVVSDFLSGLSKQAISFFENAENVAAKGRDALRAEIDNLRVKLQPYADEVHKEYERYHKDLQGELQKDMKELKHDVEKNMEKIKEHAQPHLDTLRSKFSDGKELQEEVEKLFQQIKDAFQDIE